The following are encoded together in the Streptomyces sp. NBC_00358 genome:
- a CDS encoding carbohydrate ABC transporter permease, which translates to MTAVTHAPRDKPGRWAAPPRPPWEEEPSKAGLAGKGLTLTLAAFAILFPLWIVVVTSLQSKKTIDAAGGLVVVPRSFSLVAYRELLTGGQVQRAALVSVGVTLVGTLFSMTVSVLCAYGLSRIGSLGHRWFLMLLLATMFFGAGLIPTYLLVQALGLTDTYLALILPSAVSVFNILVLRAFFMGISPELIDSARIDGAGDWRILWQIVMPLSRAVLAVISLFYAVGYWSAWFNASIYLTDQDMMPLQNVMIQLVQKQERPVGLATQINTGQLSPLAVQMAVMVMALLPVAILSPFVQRHFKKGMLTGAVKG; encoded by the coding sequence ATGACCGCCGTGACCCACGCGCCGAGGGACAAGCCCGGCCGCTGGGCGGCGCCGCCCCGGCCGCCCTGGGAGGAGGAGCCGTCGAAGGCCGGCCTCGCGGGCAAGGGACTCACCCTCACCCTGGCCGCCTTCGCGATCCTCTTCCCGCTCTGGATCGTGGTCGTCACCAGCCTCCAGTCGAAGAAGACCATCGACGCGGCGGGCGGGCTGGTCGTCGTCCCCAGGAGCTTCTCCCTCGTCGCCTACAGGGAACTGCTCACCGGCGGCCAGGTGCAGCGCGCCGCGCTCGTCAGCGTCGGAGTGACCCTGGTCGGCACCCTGTTCAGCATGACCGTGTCGGTCCTGTGCGCCTACGGACTCTCCCGCATCGGATCGCTCGGCCACCGCTGGTTCCTGATGCTGCTCCTCGCCACGATGTTCTTCGGCGCCGGACTCATCCCCACCTACCTGCTCGTGCAGGCGCTCGGCCTCACCGACACCTATCTCGCGCTGATCCTCCCCAGCGCCGTCAGCGTCTTCAACATCCTGGTGCTGCGCGCGTTCTTCATGGGCATCTCGCCCGAACTCATCGACAGCGCCCGCATCGACGGGGCGGGCGACTGGCGCATCCTGTGGCAGATCGTGATGCCGCTCTCCCGGGCGGTCCTCGCGGTGATCTCGCTGTTCTACGCGGTCGGTTACTGGAGCGCCTGGTTCAACGCCTCCATCTACCTGACCGACCAGGACATGATGCCGCTGCAGAACGTGATGATCCAGCTCGTGCAGAAGCAGGAGCGGCCCGTCGGACTCGCCACCCAGATCAACACCGGCCAACTGTCGCCGCTGGCCGTCCAGATGGCCGTCATGGTGATGGCGCTGCTCCCGGTGGCGATCCTCTCGCCCTTCGTCCAGCGGCACTTCAAGAAGGGCATGCTCACCGGCGCCGTGAAGGGGTGA
- a CDS encoding beta-galactosidase: protein MPTPRGTGPESGRPTLGDATRGRILFGGDYNPEQWPEETWHEDVRLMKEAGVNSVTLGVFSWARLEPRPGAREFAWLDRLMDLMHEHGVGVVLATPTSSPPPWMGRLHPETLPRDEGGRTEWWGSRQHFSHSSAVYRRCAAAITEDLAARYGRHPALTMWHINNEYCTFDYGDEAAAAFRRWLQDRYGTVEALNTAWGSAFWGQGYDGWHEVLPPRHAHYMKNPTQVLDFKRFTSDMLLECCVAERDIVRRHSPHIPVTSNFMPMWAGQDAWRWAAEEDVVSVDSYPDPRDPLGAQNGALIQDMTRSQAAGGPWMLMEQAAGAVNWRGVNHPKPRGLNRLWSLQAVARGADAVCYFQWRQSRQGAEKFHSGMIGHAGERGRTFQEIKQIGAELAALSAHVTGTRVTSDIAILHDWDSWWAGAHDGRLSSENDYAQVLRAWHRALWEAGLGTAFAHPEHDLSAYRMVVVPQLYLLTDAAIGNLLAHVRAGGTLVCGFLTGVADEDDRVRPGGMDERLRALFGIRTLQEWWPLEAGETATCDGFLGTLWSEEIEPDGTAVAEARYRGGELDGLPAVLRKGTARYLSTLPEPDALRELLARAADGAGVRPVLDGLPAGVEAVRRGDLLFLLNHGRAPVTVEVPGSHRDLLGGTPAHGSVRLERYGAAVLTP, encoded by the coding sequence ATGCCCACGCCCCGCGGAACCGGTCCCGAGTCCGGGCGGCCGACCCTCGGCGACGCCACCCGGGGCCGCATCCTCTTCGGCGGCGACTACAACCCCGAGCAGTGGCCCGAGGAGACCTGGCACGAGGACGTACGGCTCATGAAAGAGGCCGGGGTCAACTCCGTCACCCTCGGGGTCTTCTCCTGGGCCAGACTTGAACCACGGCCAGGGGCAAGGGAGTTCGCCTGGCTGGACCGGCTGATGGACCTGATGCACGAGCACGGCGTCGGCGTCGTGCTCGCCACCCCCACCTCCTCGCCGCCCCCCTGGATGGGGCGGCTGCACCCCGAGACACTGCCCCGGGACGAGGGCGGCCGCACCGAATGGTGGGGCTCCCGGCAGCACTTCTCGCACTCCAGCGCCGTCTATCGCCGCTGTGCCGCCGCCATCACCGAGGACCTGGCCGCCCGCTACGGGCGCCACCCCGCTCTCACGATGTGGCACATCAACAACGAGTACTGCACCTTCGACTACGGCGACGAGGCGGCGGCCGCCTTCCGGCGTTGGCTCCAGGACAGGTACGGCACCGTCGAAGCCCTCAACACGGCCTGGGGAAGCGCCTTCTGGGGCCAGGGCTACGACGGATGGCACGAGGTCCTCCCGCCGCGCCACGCGCACTACATGAAGAACCCCACGCAGGTGCTCGACTTCAAGCGGTTCACCTCCGACATGCTCCTGGAGTGCTGCGTCGCCGAGCGGGACATCGTGCGCCGCCACAGCCCGCACATCCCGGTCACCAGCAACTTCATGCCGATGTGGGCCGGTCAGGACGCCTGGCGGTGGGCCGCCGAGGAGGATGTCGTCTCGGTCGACAGCTATCCGGACCCGCGCGATCCGCTCGGCGCGCAGAACGGCGCGCTCATCCAGGACATGACCCGGTCCCAGGCCGCGGGCGGCCCCTGGATGCTCATGGAACAGGCGGCCGGAGCGGTCAACTGGCGCGGTGTGAACCATCCCAAGCCGCGCGGACTGAACCGGCTGTGGTCGCTGCAGGCCGTGGCCCGCGGCGCGGACGCCGTCTGCTACTTCCAGTGGCGGCAGTCCCGGCAGGGCGCCGAGAAGTTCCACTCGGGGATGATCGGCCACGCGGGGGAGCGGGGCCGCACCTTCCAGGAGATCAAACAGATCGGCGCCGAACTCGCCGCCCTGAGCGCTCATGTGACGGGCACTCGCGTGACCTCGGACATCGCGATCCTGCACGACTGGGACTCCTGGTGGGCGGGAGCGCACGACGGCCGGCTGTCCTCGGAGAACGACTACGCGCAAGTCCTCCGGGCCTGGCACCGCGCCCTCTGGGAAGCCGGCCTCGGCACCGCGTTCGCGCACCCCGAGCACGACCTGTCCGCCTACCGGATGGTCGTCGTGCCCCAGCTCTATCTGCTCACCGACGCGGCGATCGGCAACCTCCTGGCCCATGTACGGGCGGGCGGCACGCTCGTCTGCGGCTTCCTGACCGGCGTGGCCGACGAGGACGACCGCGTGCGCCCCGGCGGCATGGACGAGCGGCTGCGCGCACTCTTCGGCATCCGCACGCTCCAAGAGTGGTGGCCGCTGGAGGCGGGGGAGACCGCCACATGCGACGGCTTCCTCGGCACGCTCTGGTCCGAGGAGATCGAACCCGACGGCACGGCGGTCGCCGAGGCGCGCTACCGGGGCGGCGAACTCGACGGCCTGCCCGCCGTGCTCCGCAAGGGAACGGCCCGGTACCTGTCCACCCTTCCCGAACCGGACGCCCTGCGCGAACTGCTGGCGCGAGCGGCGGACGGCGCGGGTGTCCGGCCGGTGCTCGACGGGCTGCCCGCCGGGGTCGAGGCCGTCCGGCGCGGCGACCTGCTCTTCCTGCTCAACCACGGGCGCGCCCCGGTGACCGTCGAGGTGCCGGGCAGCCATCGCGACCTGCTCGGCGGCACGCCCGCGCACGGCTCCGTACGACTGGAGCGCTACGGAGCGGCGGTGCTCACGCCATGA